A single region of the Globicephala melas chromosome 12, mGloMel1.2, whole genome shotgun sequence genome encodes:
- the AFTPH gene encoding aftiphilin isoform X2 produces MEPDIIRMYSSSPPPLDNGAEDEDEDEFGEFGGFSEVSPSGVGFVDFDTPDYTHPKEEFVPSNHFMPIHDFSENVDSLTSFKSIKNGNDKDITAELSSSVKGQSDILLSTTSKEIISPKTLDTSIDGIESPRDLNKVVEQRQNVGTPESFSPGDFRTDMNVVHQNKQLESCNGEKPPCLEILTNGFAVLETVNPQGTDDLDTVADSKGRKPLSTHSTEYNLDSAPSPAEEFADFATFSKKERIQLEEIGCAVLNDREALTIQENNKINRVNELNSVKEVSLDRSIGDKGDSAGEDQVCVSEISMVSNGAFTSEKQSLPTLQQDEFLNSSVQSKAWSLVDSTENSEASRREQCKTEEKLDLFTSKRADLCMDSTKTYDADDEVGSSKEESRKCTDSRSLSIDPTEENVLDDSMSVKNDDSSNDFVTCNDTNEDDFGDFGTASGTTPPFVTGTQDSMSDVTFEESSEHFPHFSEPGDDFGEFGESNAVSCPEEITFTESVLKQTSDSLSEGCSLARKSTGTGTEPVSELKIGQEGEFGDFDSVPNIQDDCSDFQDSDDFADFSSAGPSQVVDWNAFEDGQKDSCSWAAFGDQQATESHHRKEAWQSHRTDEKTDTPGTPKTHSVPLAASKGAVAGGHLQETATSAQTALLNRLERIFEACFPSIFVPDTEEEVTSLKHLLEASTLPIQRREALAESGELLDVWAELQDIHDAHGLRYQWGGSHSNKKLLCSLGIDTRNILFTGNKKQPVIVPMYAAGLGMLEPTKEPLKPLSAAEKIASIGQTTAVSPEMNTCTSDQFQESLPPVQFDWSSSGLTNPLDGVDPELYELTTSKLEISTSSLKVTDAFARLMSTVEKTSTSTRKPKREEHLSEEAIKVIASLPDLTFMHAKVLMFPTTLTPSTSSQEKTD; encoded by the exons ATGGAGCCAGACATCATTCGAATGTACTCTTCATCCCCACCACCACTAGACAATGGAgctgaggatgaggatgaggatgaatTTGGGGAATTTGGTGGGTTTTCCGAAGTTAGCCCTTCTGGTGTAGGGTTTGTTGATTTTGATACACCAGATTATACTCATCCCAAGGAAGAGTTTGTACCTTCAAACCATTTTATGCCAATTCATGATTTCTCAGAAAATGTAGATAGCCTTACAAGCTTTAAGTCCATCAAAAATGGTAATGATAAGGACATCACTGCTGaactttcttcttctgtgaaaggACAGTCTGATATTTTACTTTCTACCACCAGCAAAGAAATAATTTCACCTAAAACTTTAGATACTTCCATTGATGGCATAGAAAGTCCAAGAGATTTAAATAAAGTAGTGGAGCAGAGACAGAATGTTGGAACACCTGAAAGTTTCTCTCCAGGAGATTTTAGAACTGATATGAATGTTGTTCATCAAAACAAGCAGTTAGAGAGCTGCAATGGTGAAAAGCCTCCTTGTCTGGAGATTCTAACAAATGGGTTTGCAGTATTGGAAACTGTAAATCCTCAGGGAACAGATGATCTGGACACTGTAGCTGATTCAAAAGGACGAAAGCCTCTTAGCACTCACAGTACTGAGTATAATTTAGACTCTGCACCTAGTCCTGCGGAGGAATTTGCAGATTTTGCCacattttccaaaaaagaaaggatacaACTAGAAGAAATAGGATGTGCAGTTTTAAATGATAGAGAAGCACTTACCAttcaggaaaacaataaaattaatagaGTCAATGAACTGAATTCTGTAAAAGAAGTGTCCTTGGATAGAAGCATTGGTGATAAAGGAGACAGTGCTGGAGAGGATCAGGTTTGTGTTTCAGAAATAAGCATGGTGAGTAATGGAGCTTTCACCAGTGAAAAACAAAGCCTTCCAACATTGCAACaggatgaatttttaaattcaagtgtTCAATCAAAGGCTTGGAGTTTGGTAGACTCAACTGAAAATTCAGAAGCCAGTAGGAGAGAACAATGTAAAACTGAGGAAAAACTTGATTTATTTACTTCTAAACGTGCTGACCTATGCATGGATTCTACTAAAACTTACGATGCTGATGATGAAGTTGGTTCTTCCAAAGAAGAAAGTAGAAAGTGTACTGATTCCCGAAGCCTCAGCATTGATCCtacagaagaaaatgttttggatGATTCTATGAGTGTAAAAAACGATGATAGTAGTAATGACTTTGTGACTTGCAACGATACCAATGAGGATGATTTTGGTGACTTTGGCACAGCCAGTGGCACAACTCCACCTTTTGTTACTGGTACACAAGATTCAATGAGTGACGTCACTTTTGAAGAGTCCTCAGAGCACTTTCCACATTTTAGTGAACCAGGTGATGACTTTGGAGAATTTGGGGAATCAAATGCTGTCTCTTGCCCAGAGGAAATTACATTTACTGAGTCAGTTCTAAAACAAACTTCTGATAGTTTATCAGAGGGATGCAGTTTGGCAAGAAAATCTACTGGGACAGGCACTGAACCTGTTTCAGAACTGAAAATTGGGCAAGAAGGTGAGTTTGGAGATTTTGATTCTGTGCCAAATATTCAAGATGACTGCAGTGATTTTCAGGACTCTGATGATTTTGCGGACTTCAGTTCAGCTGGTCCTAGCCAGGTTGTAGACTGGAATGCTTTTGAGGATGGACAGAAAGATAGCTGCTCTTGGGCTGCTTTTGGAGACCAGCAAGCTACTGAATCTCATCATCGAAAGGAAGCCTGGCAGTCACATAggacagatgagaagactgataCTCCAGGAACCCCCAAAACGCACAGTGTCCCTTTAGCAGCTTCCAAAGGAGCAGTTGCTGGTGGTCATTTACAGGAAACAGCCACTTCAGCTCAG ACAGCTTTACTAAACCGCCTGGAGCGAATTTTCGAAGCATGTTTTCCTTCCATATTTGTCCCTGATACTGAAGAAGAAGTTACTTCCCTGAAGCACTTGCTGGAAGCAAGCACCTTGCCAATACAAAGAAGAGAGGCCTTAGCTGAAAGTGG GGAACTGCTGGATGTGTGGGCTGAGCTACAGGACATCCATGATGCACATGGCTTGAGATATCAGTGGGGTGGCTCCCATAGCAACAAGAAGCTCTTGTGCTCCTTGGGAATAGACACCCGAAACATT CTCTTCACGGGCAATAAGAAGCAACCTGTTATAGTGCCCATGTATGCAGCAGGATTG GGTATGTTAGAGCCCACCAAGGAACCATTGAAACCACTATCTGCTGCAGAGAAAATCGCTTCCATCGGTCAGACAACCGCTGTGTCACCAGAAATGAACACATGTACATCTGACCAATTCCAG GAGTCTCTACCACCCGTCCAGTTTGACTGGAGTAGCAGTGGCCTTACTAACCCTTTAGATG GTGTGGATCCAGAGTTGTATGAGTTAACAACTTCTAAGCTGGAAATCTCCACCTCAAGCCTCAAAGTGACTGATGCATTTGCGAGACTCATGTCCACAGTAGAGAAGACAAGCACATCTACCAG
- the AFTPH gene encoding aftiphilin isoform X3 translates to MEPDIIRMYSSSPPPLDNGAEDEDEDEFGEFGGFSEVSPSGVGFVDFDTPDYTHPKEEFVPSNHFMPIHDFSENVDSLTSFKSIKNGNDKDITAELSSSVKGQSDILLSTTSKEIISPKTLDTSIDGIESPRDLNKVVEQRQNVGTPESFSPGDFRTDMNVVHQNKQLESCNGEKPPCLEILTNGFAVLETVNPQGTDDLDTVADSKGRKPLSTHSTEYNLDSAPSPAEEFADFATFSKKERIQLEEIGCAVLNDREALTIQENNKINRVNELNSVKEVSLDRSIGDKGDSAGEDQVCVSEISMVSNGAFTSEKQSLPTLQQDEFLNSSVQSKAWSLVDSTENSEASRREQCKTEEKLDLFTSKRADLCMDSTKTYDADDEVGSSKEESRKCTDSRSLSIDPTEENVLDDSMSVKNDDSSNDFVTCNDTNEDDFGDFGTASGTTPPFVTGTQDSMSDVTFEESSEHFPHFSEPGDDFGEFGESNAVSCPEEITFTESVLKQTSDSLSEGCSLARKSTGTGTEPVSELKIGQEGEFGDFDSVPNIQDDCSDFQDSDDFADFSSAGPSQVVDWNAFEDGQKDSCSWAAFGDQQATESHHRKEAWQSHRTDEKTDTPGTPKTHSVPLAASKGAVAGGHLQETATSAQTALLNRLERIFEACFPSIFVPDTEEEVTSLKHLLEASTLPIQRREALAESGELLDVWAELQDIHDAHGLRYQWGGSHSNKKLLCSLGIDTRNILFTGNKKQPVIVPMYAAGLGMLEPTKEPLKPLSAAEKIASIGQTTAVSPEMNTCTSDQFQESLPPVQFDWSSSGLTNPLDVCVLPLFTHNPSSLGLPSVWLPTNTVTEFQASGGSTLLNLDFFGPVDDSSSSSSTTIPGVDPELYELTTSKLEISTSSLKVTDAFARLMSTVEKTSTSTRKPKREEHLSEEAIKVIASLPDLTFMHAKVLMFPTTLTPSTSSQEKTD, encoded by the exons ATGGAGCCAGACATCATTCGAATGTACTCTTCATCCCCACCACCACTAGACAATGGAgctgaggatgaggatgaggatgaatTTGGGGAATTTGGTGGGTTTTCCGAAGTTAGCCCTTCTGGTGTAGGGTTTGTTGATTTTGATACACCAGATTATACTCATCCCAAGGAAGAGTTTGTACCTTCAAACCATTTTATGCCAATTCATGATTTCTCAGAAAATGTAGATAGCCTTACAAGCTTTAAGTCCATCAAAAATGGTAATGATAAGGACATCACTGCTGaactttcttcttctgtgaaaggACAGTCTGATATTTTACTTTCTACCACCAGCAAAGAAATAATTTCACCTAAAACTTTAGATACTTCCATTGATGGCATAGAAAGTCCAAGAGATTTAAATAAAGTAGTGGAGCAGAGACAGAATGTTGGAACACCTGAAAGTTTCTCTCCAGGAGATTTTAGAACTGATATGAATGTTGTTCATCAAAACAAGCAGTTAGAGAGCTGCAATGGTGAAAAGCCTCCTTGTCTGGAGATTCTAACAAATGGGTTTGCAGTATTGGAAACTGTAAATCCTCAGGGAACAGATGATCTGGACACTGTAGCTGATTCAAAAGGACGAAAGCCTCTTAGCACTCACAGTACTGAGTATAATTTAGACTCTGCACCTAGTCCTGCGGAGGAATTTGCAGATTTTGCCacattttccaaaaaagaaaggatacaACTAGAAGAAATAGGATGTGCAGTTTTAAATGATAGAGAAGCACTTACCAttcaggaaaacaataaaattaatagaGTCAATGAACTGAATTCTGTAAAAGAAGTGTCCTTGGATAGAAGCATTGGTGATAAAGGAGACAGTGCTGGAGAGGATCAGGTTTGTGTTTCAGAAATAAGCATGGTGAGTAATGGAGCTTTCACCAGTGAAAAACAAAGCCTTCCAACATTGCAACaggatgaatttttaaattcaagtgtTCAATCAAAGGCTTGGAGTTTGGTAGACTCAACTGAAAATTCAGAAGCCAGTAGGAGAGAACAATGTAAAACTGAGGAAAAACTTGATTTATTTACTTCTAAACGTGCTGACCTATGCATGGATTCTACTAAAACTTACGATGCTGATGATGAAGTTGGTTCTTCCAAAGAAGAAAGTAGAAAGTGTACTGATTCCCGAAGCCTCAGCATTGATCCtacagaagaaaatgttttggatGATTCTATGAGTGTAAAAAACGATGATAGTAGTAATGACTTTGTGACTTGCAACGATACCAATGAGGATGATTTTGGTGACTTTGGCACAGCCAGTGGCACAACTCCACCTTTTGTTACTGGTACACAAGATTCAATGAGTGACGTCACTTTTGAAGAGTCCTCAGAGCACTTTCCACATTTTAGTGAACCAGGTGATGACTTTGGAGAATTTGGGGAATCAAATGCTGTCTCTTGCCCAGAGGAAATTACATTTACTGAGTCAGTTCTAAAACAAACTTCTGATAGTTTATCAGAGGGATGCAGTTTGGCAAGAAAATCTACTGGGACAGGCACTGAACCTGTTTCAGAACTGAAAATTGGGCAAGAAGGTGAGTTTGGAGATTTTGATTCTGTGCCAAATATTCAAGATGACTGCAGTGATTTTCAGGACTCTGATGATTTTGCGGACTTCAGTTCAGCTGGTCCTAGCCAGGTTGTAGACTGGAATGCTTTTGAGGATGGACAGAAAGATAGCTGCTCTTGGGCTGCTTTTGGAGACCAGCAAGCTACTGAATCTCATCATCGAAAGGAAGCCTGGCAGTCACATAggacagatgagaagactgataCTCCAGGAACCCCCAAAACGCACAGTGTCCCTTTAGCAGCTTCCAAAGGAGCAGTTGCTGGTGGTCATTTACAGGAAACAGCCACTTCAGCTCAG ACAGCTTTACTAAACCGCCTGGAGCGAATTTTCGAAGCATGTTTTCCTTCCATATTTGTCCCTGATACTGAAGAAGAAGTTACTTCCCTGAAGCACTTGCTGGAAGCAAGCACCTTGCCAATACAAAGAAGAGAGGCCTTAGCTGAAAGTGG GGAACTGCTGGATGTGTGGGCTGAGCTACAGGACATCCATGATGCACATGGCTTGAGATATCAGTGGGGTGGCTCCCATAGCAACAAGAAGCTCTTGTGCTCCTTGGGAATAGACACCCGAAACATT CTCTTCACGGGCAATAAGAAGCAACCTGTTATAGTGCCCATGTATGCAGCAGGATTG GGTATGTTAGAGCCCACCAAGGAACCATTGAAACCACTATCTGCTGCAGAGAAAATCGCTTCCATCGGTCAGACAACCGCTGTGTCACCAGAAATGAACACATGTACATCTGACCAATTCCAG GAGTCTCTACCACCCGTCCAGTTTGACTGGAGTAGCAGTGGCCTTACTAACCCTTTAGATG TGTGTGTCTTACCCCTTTTTACACATAACCCCTCCTCCCTTGGCTTACCTTCTGTGTGGCTGCCTACCAACACGGTCACTGAATTTCAAGCTAGTGGAGGTTCCACTCTTCTGAACCTTGATTTCTTTGGGCCCGTGGATGACAGTAGCTCTAGCAGCAGCACCACAATCCCAG GTGTGGATCCAGAGTTGTATGAGTTAACAACTTCTAAGCTGGAAATCTCCACCTCAAGCCTCAAAGTGACTGATGCATTTGCGAGACTCATGTCCACAGTAGAGAAGACAAGCACATCTACCAG
- the AFTPH gene encoding aftiphilin isoform X1, which produces MEPDIIRMYSSSPPPLDNGAEDEDEDEFGEFGGFSEVSPSGVGFVDFDTPDYTHPKEEFVPSNHFMPIHDFSENVDSLTSFKSIKNGNDKDITAELSSSVKGQSDILLSTTSKEIISPKTLDTSIDGIESPRDLNKVVEQRQNVGTPESFSPGDFRTDMNVVHQNKQLESCNGEKPPCLEILTNGFAVLETVNPQGTDDLDTVADSKGRKPLSTHSTEYNLDSAPSPAEEFADFATFSKKERIQLEEIGCAVLNDREALTIQENNKINRVNELNSVKEVSLDRSIGDKGDSAGEDQVCVSEISMVSNGAFTSEKQSLPTLQQDEFLNSSVQSKAWSLVDSTENSEASRREQCKTEEKLDLFTSKRADLCMDSTKTYDADDEVGSSKEESRKCTDSRSLSIDPTEENVLDDSMSVKNDDSSNDFVTCNDTNEDDFGDFGTASGTTPPFVTGTQDSMSDVTFEESSEHFPHFSEPGDDFGEFGESNAVSCPEEITFTESVLKQTSDSLSEGCSLARKSTGTGTEPVSELKIGQEGEFGDFDSVPNIQDDCSDFQDSDDFADFSSAGPSQVVDWNAFEDGQKDSCSWAAFGDQQATESHHRKEAWQSHRTDEKTDTPGTPKTHSVPLAASKGAVAGGHLQETATSAQTALLNRLERIFEACFPSIFVPDTEEEVTSLKHLLEASTLPIQRREALAESGELLDVWAELQDIHDAHGLRYQWGGSHSNKKLLCSLGIDTRNILFTGNKKQPVIVPMYAAGLGMLEPTKEPLKPLSAAEKIASIGQTTAVSPEMNTCTSDQFQESLPPVQFDWSSSGLTNPLDASGGSTLLNLDFFGPVDDSSSSSSTTIPGVDPELYELTTSKLEISTSSLKVTDAFARLMSTVEKTSTSTRKPKREEHLSEEAIKVIASLPDLTFMHAKVLMFPTTLTPSTSSQEKTD; this is translated from the exons ATGGAGCCAGACATCATTCGAATGTACTCTTCATCCCCACCACCACTAGACAATGGAgctgaggatgaggatgaggatgaatTTGGGGAATTTGGTGGGTTTTCCGAAGTTAGCCCTTCTGGTGTAGGGTTTGTTGATTTTGATACACCAGATTATACTCATCCCAAGGAAGAGTTTGTACCTTCAAACCATTTTATGCCAATTCATGATTTCTCAGAAAATGTAGATAGCCTTACAAGCTTTAAGTCCATCAAAAATGGTAATGATAAGGACATCACTGCTGaactttcttcttctgtgaaaggACAGTCTGATATTTTACTTTCTACCACCAGCAAAGAAATAATTTCACCTAAAACTTTAGATACTTCCATTGATGGCATAGAAAGTCCAAGAGATTTAAATAAAGTAGTGGAGCAGAGACAGAATGTTGGAACACCTGAAAGTTTCTCTCCAGGAGATTTTAGAACTGATATGAATGTTGTTCATCAAAACAAGCAGTTAGAGAGCTGCAATGGTGAAAAGCCTCCTTGTCTGGAGATTCTAACAAATGGGTTTGCAGTATTGGAAACTGTAAATCCTCAGGGAACAGATGATCTGGACACTGTAGCTGATTCAAAAGGACGAAAGCCTCTTAGCACTCACAGTACTGAGTATAATTTAGACTCTGCACCTAGTCCTGCGGAGGAATTTGCAGATTTTGCCacattttccaaaaaagaaaggatacaACTAGAAGAAATAGGATGTGCAGTTTTAAATGATAGAGAAGCACTTACCAttcaggaaaacaataaaattaatagaGTCAATGAACTGAATTCTGTAAAAGAAGTGTCCTTGGATAGAAGCATTGGTGATAAAGGAGACAGTGCTGGAGAGGATCAGGTTTGTGTTTCAGAAATAAGCATGGTGAGTAATGGAGCTTTCACCAGTGAAAAACAAAGCCTTCCAACATTGCAACaggatgaatttttaaattcaagtgtTCAATCAAAGGCTTGGAGTTTGGTAGACTCAACTGAAAATTCAGAAGCCAGTAGGAGAGAACAATGTAAAACTGAGGAAAAACTTGATTTATTTACTTCTAAACGTGCTGACCTATGCATGGATTCTACTAAAACTTACGATGCTGATGATGAAGTTGGTTCTTCCAAAGAAGAAAGTAGAAAGTGTACTGATTCCCGAAGCCTCAGCATTGATCCtacagaagaaaatgttttggatGATTCTATGAGTGTAAAAAACGATGATAGTAGTAATGACTTTGTGACTTGCAACGATACCAATGAGGATGATTTTGGTGACTTTGGCACAGCCAGTGGCACAACTCCACCTTTTGTTACTGGTACACAAGATTCAATGAGTGACGTCACTTTTGAAGAGTCCTCAGAGCACTTTCCACATTTTAGTGAACCAGGTGATGACTTTGGAGAATTTGGGGAATCAAATGCTGTCTCTTGCCCAGAGGAAATTACATTTACTGAGTCAGTTCTAAAACAAACTTCTGATAGTTTATCAGAGGGATGCAGTTTGGCAAGAAAATCTACTGGGACAGGCACTGAACCTGTTTCAGAACTGAAAATTGGGCAAGAAGGTGAGTTTGGAGATTTTGATTCTGTGCCAAATATTCAAGATGACTGCAGTGATTTTCAGGACTCTGATGATTTTGCGGACTTCAGTTCAGCTGGTCCTAGCCAGGTTGTAGACTGGAATGCTTTTGAGGATGGACAGAAAGATAGCTGCTCTTGGGCTGCTTTTGGAGACCAGCAAGCTACTGAATCTCATCATCGAAAGGAAGCCTGGCAGTCACATAggacagatgagaagactgataCTCCAGGAACCCCCAAAACGCACAGTGTCCCTTTAGCAGCTTCCAAAGGAGCAGTTGCTGGTGGTCATTTACAGGAAACAGCCACTTCAGCTCAG ACAGCTTTACTAAACCGCCTGGAGCGAATTTTCGAAGCATGTTTTCCTTCCATATTTGTCCCTGATACTGAAGAAGAAGTTACTTCCCTGAAGCACTTGCTGGAAGCAAGCACCTTGCCAATACAAAGAAGAGAGGCCTTAGCTGAAAGTGG GGAACTGCTGGATGTGTGGGCTGAGCTACAGGACATCCATGATGCACATGGCTTGAGATATCAGTGGGGTGGCTCCCATAGCAACAAGAAGCTCTTGTGCTCCTTGGGAATAGACACCCGAAACATT CTCTTCACGGGCAATAAGAAGCAACCTGTTATAGTGCCCATGTATGCAGCAGGATTG GGTATGTTAGAGCCCACCAAGGAACCATTGAAACCACTATCTGCTGCAGAGAAAATCGCTTCCATCGGTCAGACAACCGCTGTGTCACCAGAAATGAACACATGTACATCTGACCAATTCCAG GAGTCTCTACCACCCGTCCAGTTTGACTGGAGTAGCAGTGGCCTTACTAACCCTTTAGATG CTAGTGGAGGTTCCACTCTTCTGAACCTTGATTTCTTTGGGCCCGTGGATGACAGTAGCTCTAGCAGCAGCACCACAATCCCAG GTGTGGATCCAGAGTTGTATGAGTTAACAACTTCTAAGCTGGAAATCTCCACCTCAAGCCTCAAAGTGACTGATGCATTTGCGAGACTCATGTCCACAGTAGAGAAGACAAGCACATCTACCAG